TGACACTCTAGGGCCATGATTCTTGCGGTACGGTTTTTTGCCACAAGAATGGTTATCGTCCGTAACATCGAAGTTTATTAGCGTATTTGGCTAATAAACTACCTTAATTGTGAAGTAGAAAGGAAGCATGGGGTTGGCTTATCAAGCATTATACCGAGTTTGGCGGCCGCAACGGTTTGCTGACATTGTGGGACAAGAAACGATCACGCAGACATTGCGTAATGCATTAGAGGCGCATCAAACTAGCCATGCTTATCTTTTTACTGGTCCGCGAGGGACCGGTAAAACATCGGCGGCGAAAATTTTTGCCAAGGCAATCAATTGCCCGAATTTGAAAGATGGCGAACCCTGCAATGAATGTCCGACTTGCCAGGCGATCACCGCTGGTACCTTAAATGATGTGATCGAGATCGATGCGGCATCGAACAATGGGGTCGACGAAATTCGTGATATTCGTGATAAAGCAAAGTATGCGCCGACTAGTGCACCGTTCAAAGTGTATATTATTGACGAAGTGCACATGCTATCAACTGGCGCCTTCAATGCTTTACTGAAAACATTAGAGGAACCACCGAGTCATGTCGTTTTCATTTTGGCAACAACAGAACCGCATAAGGTCCCATTGACGATTATTTCGCGGACGCAGCGGTTTGATTTCCAACGGATCTCGGCACAGGCAATTTACAATCGTATGAGTTATATTTTGCAAGAAAAGGGGATCACCTTTGAAGAACCAGCGTTAAAAACAATTGCCAAAGCGGCAGAAGGCGGGATGCGGGACGCGTTAAGTGTGCTGGATCAGGTATTGTCATTTAGTGATAATCACGTGACCTTGGACAATGCGTTGCAAGTGACTGGTAGTGCGGCACAGCAGTTGCTGGCTGATTATATGCAGGCAGTTCAAAGTCACGATACGCCGCAAGCATTGGAATTGCTGCAACAAGTTTTGGCCGCTGGCAAAGATGCGGGACGCTTCATTGAAGATTTGATCGAATATAGTCGTGATCTATTGCTTTACCAGCAGGCGCCAGCAATGGTGGAGAAAATCGAATTAGGTAGTATCGATGATCAGTTTAAGCAGTTAAGTCAGGCTTTTGCTGCTGATGAATTATATCGGGTAATCGATGTGCTGAATGATAGTCAGCAGCAATTGCGCTTTACTAATCATCCCGATATTTATTTGGAAGTGGCGTCAGTCAAATTATGTCAGACGCCGACGATTCCGGTGGCTGCGGCTGCAACTCCAGAAACAACCGCCGAACTCAGTCAACTGCAGCAAGAGTTAAAAACTTTGCATCAGCAGTTGGCTACTTTACAAACTAATGGCGCTGCAACGTCACAACCGGCGGTACCAGTGCAGACACCACCACGGCGGGCTAGTAAGCAACATACCAATGTAGCAGCAATTTATCCAATTTTGGATCATGCCACTAAGGATAGCTTGCAACAATTGAAGTCAGTTTGGGCCGAGCTATTGCAAATGCTGACGGTACAACATCGGGCGTTAATGCACGCTTCGAAACCGGTGGCGGCAAGTCACGATGGTGTCGTTGTTTCCTTTGATAGTGACTTTTTACTTGATCGGGCTAATAGCAATCAGGCTATGGTTGATTCGTTGGAAAATGGATTGGATCGTTTGGTCGGTTATACGCCAAAGATCATTTTTGTGCCCCAGGATGAATGGCCGCAAGTACGTAAGTCCTATATTCAACAACATCAGCGCGCCAAACAACCGACAGAACAAACGGCTGAAACGAAAGTAGCACCGGTGGTTAGTCAAGCGGAAGCACTATTTGGTAGTGAAAATATTGAAATTAAGAATGATTAAAATTTTATCTCTTGAAAGGATGATCAACTATGATGCGTGGCGGAAATATGCAAGGTATGATGAAGCAAATGAAAAAATTACAAAAAGAAATGGCTCAGGCACAGGAAGAGTTAAATGCGCAAGAATTTAAAGGTGCTGCTAGCGATGACGCAGTTGTGGTGACTTTTAACGGCGAAAAGAAAATGCAAGATATCCAGATCAAAGCCGAAGCTATCGATCCGGAAGATCCTGACATGTTACAAGATTTGATTATTATGGCAGTTAACAATGCATTGACCAAGGTTGATCAAGAAACTGAACAAAAAATGGGTAAATACACCCGCGGTTTACCAGGAATGTAGCTTTTAGATATATTTTAAGGTACGGCTAGTTAAGTTTATGAAGATGTGTTTATTAGTATAAACGTGGTCGAAAAAGTACTGTCGCTCATTGGTGGCAACTCGCTATAGCAAGTATTAGATTTAGCACTTGTTCGTTAAATAGAGCTTACTTCTCGTTGACTACTCCACAGCAGAGGTAGCTATACCGCATAATTTGAGTGCTTTTTCAATCCACTCTAGGAAGGAACGTTGCAATGCAATATCCTGAACCAATTGCAAAATTGATCGAAAGTTATATGAAATTGCCTGGAATTGGCAGTAAAACGGCTACTCGGTTAGCTTTTTATACGATCGACATGCAACAAGATGATGTCACTGACTTTGCCAAAGCATTGATCGCTGCACAACGAGATTTGCATTACTGCAGTATTTGCGGCAATATTACAGAAGAGGATCCTTGTTTGATCTGCACCGATAAAAGTCGTGATCAGAGTACTGTTTTAGTTGTCGAAGGGCCTAAAGATATTATGACGATGGAACGGATGCATGAATATCATGGCTTATATCATGTGTTGCACGGTGTTTTATCACCAATCGAAGGTAAAGGACCTGAAGATATCAATATTGCTAGTTTGCTGAAGCGGCTGCAAAATGATACGATCAAAGAAGTGATCGTTGCTACTAACGCAACGCCTGAAGGAGAAGCCACGGCAACTTATTTATCACGACTGATCAAACCAGCTGGGATTAAAGTGACTCGTTTAGCTCATGGCTTGTCAGTGGGTAGTGACATTGAGTATGCGGATGAAATGACCTTACTGAAAGCAGTTGAAGGTCGGCAGGAAATGTAAACAACATTATTGCACAGTCTGTTTTTAATGGGTAATAATGGATAAGTAATTTTGTGGAAACGTACTACAAAAGGTAGATTATTCAACATAACTACGCTTATTAGTAAGCTAGGTTATGTTCCATAATCTGAGTACCTTTTTTAGCACTCTCTGGAAAGAGGTATTTAGATGTTTAAGCGTAAGCAGGATCAACGTTCTAAGCTGCAGAAAAGTTATGATGAAAAATTGCTCAGCGCGATTTATGAAGCGATGAGTGATTGGAATCGGGCTAAAGAAACAGTCATTTCAATTGACGATGCGGACGAAGAATTGATTTCACAAACGCAATTAGCACGGGCTAAATACTTATTTCTGTACCATGAAGCTCGTATTCGCGGTACGAAAGGTGATCGTTTGATGCCTGGAGCGGCGCGTAGTGAGCATGATTTCTTAGAATAAACGGTGATTAGAAAGTCGTGGCGAAATTTATTTTTCGTTGCGACTTTTTTTGCGATATTTTCGGTCGAAAGACGTTAATTAAGGGAAATTCCGATTAGACAGCAACGAAGACTTACAGTAGAATAAAAGTAGTTCAATCAGACGATAGTAAACGTTGATCTATTCAGAAAAGTGCTAGTTCCGGATAACGGATAAAGCATTAAAGTAGCGCAAAAATAACGTTAAGCGACAATAAGTATATATAGAAATAGAGGAATTAATGTGGCGGGTTTATTGATTACATTTGAAGGTCCTGATGGCGCTGGCAAAACCAGTGCTTTGACTGAGTTGGTGCCGCGTTTGCAGCAAATTGTGCGACGACCGATTGTGGTGACACGTGAGCCAGGGGGCAATCCGATTTCAGAGGCGATTCGCCAGATTATTCTTGATCCTAAAAATACGGCGATGGACAAGCGGACTGAAGCGTTACTATACGCAGCAGCGCGACGCCAGCATATTGTTGAAAAAATTCGTCCAGCCTTGGCAGCCGATAAAATGGTTCTTTGCGATCGTTTTGTGGACAGCTCATTAGCTTATCAAGGCGCTGGCCGTGATATTGGCGTGACGGCGGTGGGTAAGATGAAT
This is a stretch of genomic DNA from Loigolactobacillus coryniformis subsp. coryniformis KCTC 3167 = DSM 20001. It encodes these proteins:
- a CDS encoding YbaB/EbfC family nucleoid-associated protein, whose translation is MMRGGNMQGMMKQMKKLQKEMAQAQEELNAQEFKGAASDDAVVVTFNGEKKMQDIQIKAEAIDPEDPDMLQDLIIMAVNNALTKVDQETEQKMGKYTRGLPGM
- the dnaX gene encoding DNA polymerase III subunit gamma/tau produces the protein MGLAYQALYRVWRPQRFADIVGQETITQTLRNALEAHQTSHAYLFTGPRGTGKTSAAKIFAKAINCPNLKDGEPCNECPTCQAITAGTLNDVIEIDAASNNGVDEIRDIRDKAKYAPTSAPFKVYIIDEVHMLSTGAFNALLKTLEEPPSHVVFILATTEPHKVPLTIISRTQRFDFQRISAQAIYNRMSYILQEKGITFEEPALKTIAKAAEGGMRDALSVLDQVLSFSDNHVTLDNALQVTGSAAQQLLADYMQAVQSHDTPQALELLQQVLAAGKDAGRFIEDLIEYSRDLLLYQQAPAMVEKIELGSIDDQFKQLSQAFAADELYRVIDVLNDSQQQLRFTNHPDIYLEVASVKLCQTPTIPVAAAATPETTAELSQLQQELKTLHQQLATLQTNGAATSQPAVPVQTPPRRASKQHTNVAAIYPILDHATKDSLQQLKSVWAELLQMLTVQHRALMHASKPVAASHDGVVVSFDSDFLLDRANSNQAMVDSLENGLDRLVGYTPKIIFVPQDEWPQVRKSYIQQHQRAKQPTEQTAETKVAPVVSQAEALFGSENIEIKND
- the tmk gene encoding dTMP kinase, translated to MAGLLITFEGPDGAGKTSALTELVPRLQQIVRRPIVVTREPGGNPISEAIRQIILDPKNTAMDKRTEALLYAAARRQHIVEKIRPALAADKMVLCDRFVDSSLAYQGAGRDIGVTAVGKMNEFATEQLAPDLTLYLDVPSELGLQRIAAHRQSQNDRLDQEALSFHQKVRGEYLALAKQYPQRIKTIDATQSLEQVIVACQTVITTTYQDWFN
- the recR gene encoding recombination mediator RecR, with product MQYPEPIAKLIESYMKLPGIGSKTATRLAFYTIDMQQDDVTDFAKALIAAQRDLHYCSICGNITEEDPCLICTDKSRDQSTVLVVEGPKDIMTMERMHEYHGLYHVLHGVLSPIEGKGPEDINIASLLKRLQNDTIKEVIVATNATPEGEATATYLSRLIKPAGIKVTRLAHGLSVGSDIEYADEMTLLKAVEGRQEM
- a CDS encoding YaaL family protein, with the translated sequence MFKRKQDQRSKLQKSYDEKLLSAIYEAMSDWNRAKETVISIDDADEELISQTQLARAKYLFLYHEARIRGTKGDRLMPGAARSEHDFLE